Proteins from one Argopecten irradians isolate NY chromosome 15, Ai_NY, whole genome shotgun sequence genomic window:
- the LOC138309849 gene encoding beta-1,3-galactosyltransferase 1-like produces the protein MKFIKDVSRTTFKLCQKKIRRILPMICGIVVLTYLLTYSSHEDDMIVGVRKKQLGINLEVTSPSVNDSQLSVTTDNTTIGTTPIPVNPAIHFPLDIDLKQSVKDKIEKNIDVPAKPINEHNFKYIHKPLKCEFANIAGGINMLILVKSGVRNVFLRNGIRDTWGENLAGNIKLRFMLGYSVSHVETSKREAETYNDIILENFVDAYPNNTLKTIMGFNWAVTECASARIILFLDDDHLPHVNNIMTHLRSLNDDDLDSLFLGYRIDNGKIYKGRHHWAIPRNVYPYKTWAPYLRGGAYIVSQKNAKKFAVAFPFVQYLHVDDGYLGVVALKLGIEPQHDDRFVTRKRDIMNNKASFVYNDYKHPHNLKMGWKVVKNAKS, from the coding sequence atgaaattcatcaaaGATGTCTCTCGAACGACTTTTAAGCTATGTCAGAAGAAAATTCGTAGAATCTTGCCCATGATTTGCGGTATTGTGGTTCTAACCTATCTGTTGACGTACAGTAGCCATGAAGACGATATGATAGTCGGTGTTCGAAAGAAGCAGTTGGGCATAAATTTGGAAGTGACTTCGCCATCTGTTAATGATTCGCAGTTAAGTGTTACGACCGACAATACGACGATAGGAACTACCCCCATACCAGTTAATCCAGCTATACACTTTCCTTTGGATATAGATCTAAAACAGAGCGTAAAAGATAAAATTGAAAAGAACATTGACGTTCCTGCAAAACCCATCAACGagcataattttaaatatatccACAAGCCGCTGAAGTGTGAATTTGCAAACATTGCAGGAGGCATCAATATGCTAATTCTAGTGAAATCAGGCGTTAGGAATGTGTTTCTGCGAAATGGCATACGAGATACTTGGGGTGAAAATCTTGCAGGAAATATAAAACTAAGATTTATGCTTGGGTACTCTGTATCGCACGTAGAAACATCAAAACGGGAGGCGGAGACCTACAACGACATCATCCTCGAAAATTTTGTAGACGCGTATCCGAATAATACTTTAAAAACCATCATGGGCTTTAATTGGGCCGTGACCGAATGTGCGTCTGCAAGGATCATTCTGTTTTTGGATGACGATCATTTGCCCCATGTGAATAATATAATGACACACCTGCGTTCGTTAAACGATGATGATTTGGATTCGTTATTTCTCGGCTATCGAATCGACAACGGGAAGATCTACAAAGGACGGCACCATTGGGCTATACCGCGCAACGTCTACCCGTATAAAACTTGGGCGCCCTATCTCAGAGGAGGCGCGTATATTGTCTCGCAGAAAAATGCAAAGAAATTTGCGGTAGCCTTTCCTTTTGTCCAATATTTGCATGTCGACGATGGATATCTGGGCGTTGTAGCGTTAAAACTCGGCATAGAACCCCAACATGATGACAGGTTCGTGACGAGGAAGCGAGATATTATGAATAATAAAGCTAGTTTTGTATATAACGATTACAAACATCCACATAATCTTAAGATGGGTTGGAAGGTAGTCAAAAACGCAAAATCTTAA